The DNA region CCGTCGTCGGGGCTGAGCAGCTGCACGTTGGAGGCGTCGATCCAGGCCTCCTTCTCGGTGATGCCGCCGGTCTGGCCGCCCCGCTGGGTGGGCCGGATCTTCTCGTGCCGCTTGATGCGGTTGACGCCCTCGACCAGCACCTTGTTGCGGCGCGGGTCGACCTTGATCACCCGCCCGGTGACGCCGAGGTCCTTGCCGGCCATGACCATCACGCGGTCGTCCTTGCGTACCTTCACGGCTACAGCACCTCCGGGGCCAGGCTGATGATCTTCATGAAGCGCTTCTCCCGCAGCTCCCGGCCGACCGGCCCGAAGATGCGGGTGCCCCGCGGGTTCTGCTGCTCGTTGATGATCACGGCCGCGTTCTCGTCGAAGCGGATGTAGGAGCCGTCGGGGCGGCGCTTCTGCTTCTTGACCCGGACGACGACCGCCTTGACGACCTCGCCCTCCTTGACGGCGCCACCGGGGATGGCGTCCTTCACCGTGGCCACGATGATGTCGCCGATGGAGGCGTAGCGCCGCCCGGAGCCGCCGAGCACGCGGATGCAGAGGATCTCCTTGGCACCCGTGTTGTCCGCGACCTTCAGCCGCGACTCCTGCTGGATCATACAGACCTCTTATTCATCTTCTGTGGTCGGCGTTGTCCCATGGTTCTGCGAAGTGAACCGCAGGTTCACTTCGCCTTCTGGATGATCTCGGTGACCCGCCAGCGCTTGGTCGCCGACATGGGCCGGGTCTCGGCCAGCCGGACGAGGTCGCCCGTGCCGGCGCTGTTCTGCTCGTCGTGGGCCTTGAGCCGGGTCGTCCGCCGGATCGTCTTCTGGTACAGGCGGTGCTGGCGGATGTCCTCCACCTCGACGACCACCGTCTTGTCCATCTTGTCGGAGACCACGACCCCCGTGCGGACCTTGCGGGTCCCGCGGGGCTTGCTCGTGGTCGTCGCGTCCTGCTCGGTCACTGGCGCTCCCTCTCTGTGGCCCGCTCGCGCTGGTGCATCACGGTGAGGACCCTGGCGATGTCCTTGCGGACCTCGCGCAGCCGGTGCGGGTTGTCGAGCTGGCCGGTGAC from Actinomycetota bacterium includes:
- the rplX gene encoding 50S ribosomal protein L24, whose product is MKVRKDDRVMVMAGKDLGVTGRVIKVDPRRNKVLVEGVNRIKRHEKIRPTQRGGQTGGITEKEAWIDASNVQLLSPDDGKPTRVAYRDEDGVKVRVCARTGAKF
- the rpsQ gene encoding 30S ribosomal protein S17; the protein is MTEQDATTTSKPRGTRKVRTGVVVSDKMDKTVVVEVEDIRQHRLYQKTIRRTTRLKAHDEQNSAGTGDLVRLAETRPMSATKRWRVTEIIQKAK
- the rplN gene encoding 50S ribosomal protein L14, with the translated sequence MIQQESRLKVADNTGAKEILCIRVLGGSGRRYASIGDIIVATVKDAIPGGAVKEGEVVKAVVVRVKKQKRRPDGSYIRFDENAAVIINEQQNPRGTRIFGPVGRELREKRFMKIISLAPEVL
- the rpmC gene encoding 50S ribosomal protein L29 translates to MTMKASELADLDADELAAKLAEAKEELFNLRFQNVTGQLDNPHRLREVRKDIARVLTVMHQRERATERERQ